The Benincasa hispida cultivar B227 chromosome 9, ASM972705v1, whole genome shotgun sequence genome has a segment encoding these proteins:
- the LOC120085632 gene encoding uncharacterized protein LOC120085632, which produces MPPLYPPPPPPPPTPTFITPSASSPSNTAAEPTTTPSPASAVVAQASTTPASSSRDAELASLDQIIVQNRATKPHTPLLNTNHTDSSKYRKPQLLQQARPRQTNPIIWCFAFLCLLFSLLLIFLGIATLIIFLVVRPRNPLFDIPNASLSTIYFDAPEYLNGDFTVLINFTNPNHRVDLRYENADIELFFGDRLIATQAIQPFSQRKKEVRLQPVHLISSLVFLPQNFGLVLRRQVQNNKVVYNIRGTFRVKASLGIIHYSYWLHSRCQLVMTSPPTGVLVARSCKIKR; this is translated from the coding sequence ATGCCTCCTCTATATCCTCCTcctccaccaccaccaccaacaCCAACTTTCATAACTCCATCAGCAAGTTCGCCATCCAACACTGCTGCTGAACCAACGACTACACCATCCCCCGCCTCGGCAGTAGTTGCTCAAGCATCTACTACTCCTGCTTCATCTTCAAGAGATGCAGAGCTGGCTTCCTTGGATCAAATAATTGTACAAAATCGAGCTACAAAACCACACACGCCGCTGCTGAATACAAATCATACAGACTCGAGTAAGTACAGAAAACCACAATTACTACAGCAAGCTCGGCCACGCCAAACGAATCCAATTATATGGTGTTTTGCATTCCTGTGTTTACTTTTTAGTCTTCTTCTCATCTTCCTTGGAATTGCAACTTTGATCATTTTCCTGGTTGTTAGACCAAGAAATCCTTTGTTTGACATACCAAATGCAAGCCTCAGCACCATCTACTTTGATGCACCTGAATATCTCAATGGAGACTTCACCGTTCTCATAAATTTCACCAACCCGAACCATAGAGTCGATCTGAGGTACGAGAATGCTGACATAGAGCTGTTTTTTGGGGATAGACTCATAGCAACTCAAGCAATCCAACCTTTCAGTCAAAGAAAAAAGGAAGTCAGGTTACAACCTGTTCACTTGATATCCAGTCTAGTTTTCTTGCCACAAAATTTCGGGTTGGTACTTCGACGACAGGTACAGAACAACAAAGTTGTCTATAACATCAGAGGAACTTTTAGGGTCAAAGCTTCACTGGGTATTATTCATTACTCTTACTGGTTGCACAGCCGATGCCAGTTGGTGATGACTAGTCCACCAACTGGTGTTCTAGTTGCTCGGAGTTGCAAGATCAAGAGGTGA